The Vitis vinifera cultivar Pinot Noir 40024 chromosome 7, ASM3070453v1 genomic interval ttttcttgcattttcccatgaaccaaacataactttcaCCGCGGCTGCCGAGGAAacagaaagagaaaagagaaaactaataaaaataagattgattttttttttttgaaagattcAATCTAATTTCGTATTCTCGTTTGGCCTCTAATATTCGGAATtcctattattttctttttccgaCGTTGTCTCAGCATCCAAACGGAGCTGTATCACTGAAAATAACTCACGAATTGCTTCCTCGAGAGAAGACGATTAGTCATGAACTTCCTTGTACGAATAGTCACTGCCCTGTCCGCCATATTTTCTGAAAACAattccaagaaaaaagaaaaaaaaaaacaaaaacaaaaccagATCAACAAAAAGGTCCTAATAATTCATCTCAAATtagaagagaaacaaaagaaaaaaggtagCAACTGAGAGGAGCtcacctctctctctccctctccctccctctctctctctctctctctcgcggCGTGGTGTGCGTTTGCAGCTTCCGCAGTTTGGGAGGCCTCTAGGGTTTTACAAACAGGCTTCGCCTGGACCAGACGTTTGGGCCGGGCCTAAATTATTTCCGCCCAATCTCTATGATTTGCTTTATTACTAAAGATCAGCTTAAGTTTAATTACTTTGAcagaatttaattaattataaatacttGACTCGTAAAAGTAGCCACTCAAAATTTGCCACGTGAACACTTGTagttggatttttaaaaataaaaagttctcaaaatttatatcaaaataattttaaaatcaaatatttattgaGTCAAAACATTtctaattattcttaaaattagatcatgtttttttatttttatccctttattttattttattaaatggtcaatcatttttattattgattatttataagtattaaaaaataggCAATGGTTGAAAAACCtatgaaaacatgaaaaaaaataaataataataaattattttacaatttgttaagaaagctctgtattttgagatatctttaaaaaaaggTCTTTTATataaactttaaataaaaatttcaatttatatagTTTTATACATGTtaatatgatacaaaaaaagtttttagaaattttatgtCATCGCTTGTCAACTTTTTCAAGGGGATGGAAAAAAGGTCGAAAAATAACTAAGAATGtcaagtatttttttcttttcatttctttttaaattaccATTCCTAATGATGTATTGGCAACATTTCGAGGACCTCCTCCTCGACTTGGAGTTCCACCCGAATAAGCAAGGGCTATATAGCTGTTGAATCTTTTACTAGCATATGAACAATTACCAGCTTTGATCGTTACAAAGGACAATGCTACCACATCGAGCTCGTTGttggaaaagaaaatcaatatatCACTTATGTAACTTATCATTAgtaccttttttaaaaaagctCAGCTACTAACACGTAAAAAGGATGAATTAAAATTTGATCATGGATGCAAAGTTAGTTTATAATATCTTGTTAACTCCTTGTTGGACTCAATGATGATTTTTGAACCCcgtaagagaaaataaattataaaaataaagtatagaAAGCAAGACCAActttaaaatagtgaatatgtGGAATTTACAATAAGGGAAAATTGACACATGTTATTTTTCATAGTTTCTTTATTGAGCCAAAGAGCCTTCATGATCGTCTTGGTATTGTGAGGCGGCTGAATGTGACTCCACCAGCATAGACCAGAGGATATGGACATCTTCACATGGGCATGACTTCACATCTTCATACAGTATGTATATCCCTCTCCCTGAAAACAAACACAAGAATAAAAACTGCTAGAATTAATCAAGAGGGTTTGGAAAAAATGCAGAGAGAATGAAAGCACAAGGTAATCCATACATGGGAatcgagaaagaaagaaagaaagaaaatgtgaagaTGTGTGCTTGATGTGTAACCAGCTAGCAGAGAATGGAGGAAGTGTACGCTTTCGTCGGGGCGATTTTAGGCGGTGCCAGAGCTTCTTCAATGGGGAGAGAAGCGAGTGAAGAAGCCAACCCATCTGGAGAAGAGAAGGGAGTTTGGTTCATGTTAGGTGAAAGTTTGGAAGGAAGTAGATTAGATATGAGTAGGAGacaaaaaaacaaagggaaaaacCAGTAGGCTTGCTTGCTTGCTTAGACAAGGGTGAATTCTATGAGGCTGCTTCCAACAAAGATTTTTCAATTCCCATGCAGGGCATGCACTGATAGAAAAGCAACATCGAACTCGGTGCTGTGTCCCTTTCAATCCCTTTTTCTCGTGTAGAAGGAGCTAAGCTCAAAGCTTCAGCAATACTCAACGGTATAATAAATCCTCTCTAGTCCTCCTTTTCACACTGCAAATTCAACATTTACATCAAATCAATGTCGCGATTCCTTTTTCTTTACCATGTCCCTTGTGCCTGAAGCCTCTTGGTTTGTTTGCTACACTATCACCCTCGTTAGTCCTCTCTGCCCCCCCCACCGACGATCTCTGATTggagtgtttttgaaaatagttttcaaaaacagttctgTTAACacgttttctatatttttaaagtacgtttttgaagtattttcacTTCACCTCTTGTTTCTCTCCTGCCACTCCCTTTGTATATTGGAAGATGATCATGAAGACCCATCGACCTCGCCTCTTAGTTCTCTTAGTATTTGGAAGTACATTTCACATCAAAGATGGACATCTGgcgatattttaaaaatcttctCCTTCACTCTCCACATGTGCGAACAAAACTCCCCTGACACCTCATTCATTTTTGGTTCGATACCCTTTCCACGTCAACACCCAAGTCTACATATCCAAAACTATACATCGCATcaactatattattattttatcctttgtttttcttccttcctttcttccaCGTCATTTAAATTTCGTTGTTTATGTGTTTGGTTGTCGAGAATcattaacaaaagaaaaaaaaaattgatgttaaGTTCCTCATGTTCGGTTTCATACGAAAgagaattaaatatttatttaaattaaaaaataagttaaataagtttaaaaaacatataaaaataatttattatttttaatctatttttaagggaaaaatgGTGAGGAAAAgcaagaaggaagaaaaaatttattaaaacttaataaattatatttatatgattttttgaactcgtttaacttttttttaattatattaagaTTAAAccaatttaaaatacataaatttataactTGATACTTGATTgttctttgtaatttttttcatgatgAATTAGTAtgtgagaaaattatttttcttaaattttttatttaatactttacaaaatcaaacataatttaaatttttttttttatgtttgatttcattaaaaaaaatataaaatcaaatataattaaaattagttaaaattgtatgtattttaaaattattttattttaatacaatgaaaaaataagttaaataagtttaaagaagcatataaaatagtttattaatttttaatatatttttttttctttttttcctttttcatttccattttctttccccAAATTCTTTGAAATTGAACATAATCTTcactcaaatattaaaaaagggaaaaacaataAACATATTGCTTTaaataatgatttaataatttcaataattccATCTAGCAAGAGGTATTTTTTTAGggtatattcataatttcaatcaaatttttaaataaataaacacaaaattttaacattagggaaaaaaaactagaattaaGAAGAACGATAAAAGGGAAATCATATAATCAtgtatcattttaaaaaattgcattttttggAACATTgacttttgattttcaaataatatgcattttgggaaaaataacatttaaaacaTGCGctcaaatagtgaaaaaaatcatattccaAACTTATCATCAAATTGTCCTCTCTGGCCTCCTGCcaactattttattattattagtttgacAAAACAAATGAGCCcatcattactattattactttaaaaataaaaaaataaaaaaaactctgaTAAGTGGCAATCCCGATCCcacatgatttttattttttcttttttccctcgTCTATAATATTcctatattatttttgtaattttttttaaacatgttaatttgatgaaatctttttaatttcaatttttttaatagttcatattttttacttttattgattttaattatttatgaacattttcaaatataaaataataatataataaataattaataattaatgataataaatttaatataaaaataaattcatgatgaacaaatttaaaaatttatgatataattttttttatatttatgctaaataaaatatttttttattttataaatcttatcatattgtcatattattttgttatttatatttttaaaattttaaattttcatatgaagATCATAATTGATAATTGTAGTTTAGCCTTttgcttataaatttaattgaCCTAAATTACAATTAAGATTTaggacataattttttttattggctaaaatgtttaatatttttaattaaataaaatgggAATTTAGTtgtgattctaacatttttctttattaaaatttttaatattttatttatatttttcatgaaaaattgtatttaataatttatattaatttttcttaattttattaaaaaatttaaaatttttgtatacTAACATTATGCATTGATCAACACaaccataaaaaaatgtataactcttttatgaaaaatacatcattgttttttttttaaaaaaaataacactaAAGTGTGTTAAAAGTAACACATTTTCATGATATTTTTAACATACtttaatgtcattttttttaaataaaagagtggtgtatttttttttctttctaaaagtTGTATTTATTAATGTGAAACTTCATTATACAAAAATGatagtttttaacaattttaaaagaaaattaacataaataattaaatacaatttttgtgaaaaatatattttatttttattttatattaatagaaattttaaaattgtaataaaacaaaatattagaaCCTCAACcaaatttttatctatttataaataaaaatgttaaacattttaactaagaaaaaaaattaaaattacattcAAGTACAACTATAAGCAAAAAGTTAAgaaatcatgataattgattttgattttcacatgaaaatttaatttttttttaaataatatgataaatgtatttttatttaatctatatataataaaatttattaaataaataaatacattaatttttattgttgttgttattattattattattacatgtTTAAAGTGtctctaaataattaaaattaataactatGAAAAGgtgaaatagtgaaaaaaatgaaaatatttaaaatatagattattttataggtaaaatgaagaaaaaagaaaaataataaaaatgaggtGGCAATTAGCCACATGCAAACCttttaatataaagtttttttgACTTGTCacttgaaggttttttttttttaaaaaaaaaaaacaaatgagttAATAGACATAAGAAGGAGAAGAGAATGAAGGATAATTTTGGACTGAAGTTAGTATTTCATATGTTTGGGAATGTATACATACTTTACCAAAGAACGTAGAGGCGGCATCGAAACCTTGCAATTGTGCGAGAGGAGTGGCTAAAAATCGATTGGTTACCTCCGGCCGCCGGTACATCTCTCTATATCCCTACGATTTGTGTCttcagttttctatttttcctttacgGCGTTTCCTTCGTTTAGACCGCTATGGGTAGGCCTTCGTCCACGGTTGAGATCCCTGACAAACGACACCGTATAGAGAACGGTGGTCACTCGCCGGATTCCGACTCACCCCGCGACCACCGCCGTCGTCGAAGCCCCGACTATGGTAGGTACGATCCCGATTCCGAGCGCCGCCATCGCCGTCGGTCCGATTCGCCTGATTATCCAAACCCTAGACGAAGCCCTAGATCCGACGCCCGGCGGGTTGGCTCTGGAGACCGCAAGAATCGTTCCGCTACGTTTCTAGACCGCGATTATAAGAACGGGCGATACTCGGAGTCGGAGTCCGATGAGGAATTGAAGGGGTTGAGTTTTGAAGAGTATCGCAGGCTCAAGAGGCAGAAGCTGAGGAGGATGTTGAGGAATTGTATATGGAACGTTACGCCGAGTCCTCCGAGAAACGCGAATGAAGAGGAATTCGAACCGGAACCGGAGGAGTTCACAGAGAAATATGTTGTAGAAGAGGACAAACGAGAAAACAATGATTTGAAGAAGGAGATCAAGGGAAGCGCAAAATCCGAGTTAGAACGATCAGAGAGAAGTGAATCTGAGAGCGAGTCGGAGTCTGACTCTGAATCCGAGGATTCACGGTCTAGGAGAAAGAGAAAGGGTTCGAGGTCTAGGAGGAGAACTGGGAAATCATCCTACAGTGACAGCGAATCGGATGGTGATGACAGTGAAAGTGATGATTATGAAGATTCACGATCGAGGAAAAAGGGGAAGAGCTCGAGCTCtaggagaaataaaaaatcatcctACAGTGATAGTGACTCAGAGGATGATGCAAGTGAGAGTGACGACGAGAAAGAAGATAATCGGAGGAAGAAGA includes:
- the LOC100853496 gene encoding uncharacterized protein LOC100853496, whose protein sequence is MGRPSSTVEIPDKRHRIENGGHSPDSDSPRDHRRRRSPDYGRYDPDSERRHRRRSDSPDYPNPRRSPRSDARRVGSGDRKNRSATFLDRDYKNGRYSESESDEELKGLSFEEYRRLKRQKLRRMLRNCIWNVTPSPPRNANEEEFEPEPEEFTEKYVVEEDKRENNDLKKEIKGSAKSELERSERSESESESESDSESEDSRSRRKRKGSRSRRRTGKSSYSDSESDGDDSESDDYEDSRSRKKGKSSSSRRNKKSSYSDSDSEDDASESDDEKEDNRRKKKSSRSRSRRSGSSRKSSKRKRRSRRSYSDESDSEVSGSDESDRPRSQKQGQALSTKSKRSKKKSRSETYSESSYSDKSSDSEVDAKSKMKAEDVMINEVNAEALIFKEMIESQKKPALDNEPTVGPMPLPRAEGHISYGGALRPGEGDAIAQYVQQGKRIPRRGEVGLSAEEIQKFEGLGYVMSGSRHQRMNAIRIRKENQVYSAEDKRALAMFNYEEKAKREHKVMADLQRLVQRHIGQDVGPTHDPFAVKGAEGTDT